In Alkalimarinus alittae, the DNA window TTAATGGTGTAGGCCCTAAGCTTGCGCTTACAATATTGTCTGGTTTGGATTCTGACCAGTTGGCGCGGTGTGTTCGAGACGATGACGCTGCCACCCTCGTAAAACTGCCTGGTGTGGGTAAGAAAACGGCGGAGCGTCTACTGATTGAGTTAAGGGATAAGCTTAAAGACTGGGGGATGCCAGAGGCTGATTTACTGGATGGTGGAGAACTTAATACCGCCCCTAGCGCATCCAGTGTGATCGAGGAGGCTGAGTCAGCCTTAATCGCGCTAGGTTATAAGCCACAAGAAGCGAGTAAGGCGGTTAATGCGAGTAAAGCCGAAGGCTTGAACAGTGGCGAGTTGATTCGTTTAGCACTAAAAAGCATGGTAAGAGGTAATTAATGATCGAAGAAGATCGCCTGGTATCCGCCACGTCTGTTCAATCTCGTTCTGAAGAAGGGCAAGATAGAGCTATTCGTCCAACCAAGCTTGCTGACTATATCGGCCAGCCCGCGGTTTCAGAGCAGATGGAGATATTTATAGGTGCAGCGGCGGCGCGAGGTGAAGCGCTTGATCATGTGCTTATATTTGGTCCTCCAGGTCTGGGTAAAACCACGCTAGCCAATATTATTGCAAACGAAATGAATGGTACCATCAAAACTACGTCTGGCCCTGTTCTTGAAAAGGCGGGTGATTTAGCGGCAATGCTCACCAGTCTTGAAGAGGGTGATGTACTGTTTATCGATGAAATACATCGTTTAAATGCCTCCATTGAAGAACTACTGTACCCAGCGATGGAAGACTATCAGTTGGATATCATGATTGGTGAAGGGCCGGCGGCGCGTTCAATCAAATTAGAGTTGCCTGCATTTACCTTGGTAGGAGCCACGACCCGAGCAGGATTGCTGACATCACCATTACGTGATCGATTTGGGATTGTGCAGCGATTAGAGTTTTACAGTACTGCAGACCTTACCCATATCGTTATGCGGTCGGCCAAAATGTTAGGGCTCGAAATAGAAACAGAAGGCGCGCAAGAAATAGCAAAGCGATCTCGTGGAACACCGCGTATTGCAAACCGATTGCTTAAGCGCGTGAGAGATTATGCACAAGTAAAATCAGACGGTGTTATTAGTCAAAAAATGGCTGATAAAGCACTCAATTTACTAAAGGTGGATAGCCATGGGCTAGACCATATGGATCGCCGTCTGTTAATTACAATGATGGAACAGTTTGAAGGTGGTCCGGTGGGTATTGAAAGTATGGCCGCCTCTATTAGTGAAGAGCGTGGCACTATCGAGGATGTGTTAGAGCCGTACCTAATTCAACAAGGGTATATTATACGTACACCCAGAGGGCGAATGGTCACTAAAAGTGCTTGGTTACATTTTGGTTTAACGGCGCCGAGCAATAGTTAATAACGAAGCCAGCCGAGTCTATAGCGGTAGGGTTAATACATTGAAGCAGGTAGATAGTTTGAGAGAGGCGGGCAATGAATACCCGAAAAAATCAGCACTTTAGTTTACCTATACGCGTCTACATTGAAGATACCGATGCCGGTGGGATTGTTTTCTATGCAAACTATCTTAAGTTTATGGAGCGATCTCGCACGGAGTATATTCGAAGCCTAGGCATAGAGCTACGAACTGGGATGCAACAAAATATAAGTTATGTCGTTCATAGTCTAGAGATTAAATATAAAAAGTCAGCCAGATTAGATGATTTGATTACAGTAACATCAGAAATCATTAAAGTGGGTAAAACCTATTTGGTCTTTGAGCAGCATGTAGTAGATGAAAATAATACAGTATTAGTGTCTGCAGAAGTTAAAGTGGCATGTGTATCGCTGGATAGCGGTAAGCCTAGAGCGTTAGATAAGCATTTACTTGAAGCCTTAAATTAAGTCGTTGTAAGGCAAACTATATTTTAATTATTGTATATTGGGAGAGAATGGGTGGAAGAACAGTTATCTATATGGAGCTTGGTCGCGAACGCCAGTTTTATCGTTCAGCTTGTGATGTTTTTGCTCTTAGCGGCATCGGTCTTATCGTGGATGATTATTTTTCAACGAGGGTCACTTTTCAGACAAGCGAAAAAAGCGAGAGTAGCATTTGAGGAGCGCTTTTGGTCGGGCATGGATCTGAACCAGCTTTATGATGAACTGAACGCAGCAGAGCAGCCTCAAGGTGGTTTAGAAAATATATTTAAAGCAGGCTTTAACGAGTTCACCCGATTACGGCAGCAAGGAAGTGCTGACTCTGATGCAGTTATGGAAGGAACGCAGCGCGCCATGAGAGTGGCTGTGTCAAGAGAGGCTGATTTACTTGATGCAAACTTACCCTTTCTGGCCACGGTTGGCTCTACAAGTCCATACGTAGGGTTGTTTGGAACGGTTTGGGGGATTATGAACTCCTTTAGGGGGTTGGCTCAAGTACAACAAGCAACCTTGGCAACGGTTGCGCCTGGTATTTCAGAGGCATTGGTAGCAACTGCTATGGGCTTGTTTGCAGCGATACCTGCAGTTATTGCATATAACCGTTACTCGGCTCAAGCCGATGCATTGGTTGGCTCATACGAAACATTTGCTGATGAGTTTTCGAGCATTTTGCATCGCACAGTTCACGCTTAAACGTGCAACTATTAGTAAATAAACGGGCTAAGTCTAACAATTAAACAGGTGTTAAATGGCTAGATCATCCAGAAAGCCAATGTCTGACATTAACGTGGTGCCGTATATTGACGTCATGTTAGTGTTGTTGATTATTTTTATGGTAACCGCACCGATGCTGACGCAAGGTGTTAAAGTCGACTTGCCTCAAGTAGCCTCTGATCCGGTTAGTCAGGATCCAGAACAGGAGCCGCTGATTATCACGGTGGATTCGAATGCCGCCTATTATCTAGAAATAGGTGATAAAACAGGCAAGCCGATGGAGTTATCCACGCTACAAGAAAGGGTCGCGGTTATTTTAAAGCAAAACCCGAAAGTGAATGTGCTGGTCCGTGGGGATCGGCATGTTGAATACGGTGTTGTGGTAGATTTAATGAGTGCACTGCAGCAATCAGGCGCAGAGGGTGTTGGTTTGGTGACTGAAAACCCATGAGTAAAAATGGTG includes these proteins:
- the ruvA gene encoding Holliday junction branch migration protein RuvA, encoding MIGRIRGRLVEKQPSLLLVDVQGVGYEIEVPFTTSFALTELNHDIILHTHLVVREDAQLLYGFSTVKDRDLFRLLIKINGVGPKLALTILSGLDSDQLARCVRDDDAATLVKLPGVGKKTAERLLIELRDKLKDWGMPEADLLDGGELNTAPSASSVIEEAESALIALGYKPQEASKAVNASKAEGLNSGELIRLALKSMVRGN
- the ruvB gene encoding Holliday junction branch migration DNA helicase RuvB, encoding MIEEDRLVSATSVQSRSEEGQDRAIRPTKLADYIGQPAVSEQMEIFIGAAAARGEALDHVLIFGPPGLGKTTLANIIANEMNGTIKTTSGPVLEKAGDLAAMLTSLEEGDVLFIDEIHRLNASIEELLYPAMEDYQLDIMIGEGPAARSIKLELPAFTLVGATTRAGLLTSPLRDRFGIVQRLEFYSTADLTHIVMRSAKMLGLEIETEGAQEIAKRSRGTPRIANRLLKRVRDYAQVKSDGVISQKMADKALNLLKVDSHGLDHMDRRLLITMMEQFEGGPVGIESMAASISEERGTIEDVLEPYLIQQGYIIRTPRGRMVTKSAWLHFGLTAPSNS
- the ybgC gene encoding tol-pal system-associated acyl-CoA thioesterase; the protein is MNTRKNQHFSLPIRVYIEDTDAGGIVFYANYLKFMERSRTEYIRSLGIELRTGMQQNISYVVHSLEIKYKKSARLDDLITVTSEIIKVGKTYLVFEQHVVDENNTVLVSAEVKVACVSLDSGKPRALDKHLLEALN
- the tolQ gene encoding protein TolQ, which codes for MEEQLSIWSLVANASFIVQLVMFLLLAASVLSWMIIFQRGSLFRQAKKARVAFEERFWSGMDLNQLYDELNAAEQPQGGLENIFKAGFNEFTRLRQQGSADSDAVMEGTQRAMRVAVSREADLLDANLPFLATVGSTSPYVGLFGTVWGIMNSFRGLAQVQQATLATVAPGISEALVATAMGLFAAIPAVIAYNRYSAQADALVGSYETFADEFSSILHRTVHA
- the tolR gene encoding protein TolR; the protein is MARSSRKPMSDINVVPYIDVMLVLLIIFMVTAPMLTQGVKVDLPQVASDPVSQDPEQEPLIITVDSNAAYYLEIGDKTGKPMELSTLQERVAVILKQNPKVNVLVRGDRHVEYGVVVDLMSALQQSGAEGVGLVTENP